From the genome of Geothrix sp. 21YS21S-4, one region includes:
- a CDS encoding nuclear transport factor 2 family protein: protein MTEKLPPSIERYFSGKNTGDFAAAASAFSESASVKDEGQSHEGRAAIRAWMEETSRKYRDTAEIQDVAMDGAAVQVTALVSGTFPGSPVPLRFKFTLDGSRIGRLEIAS, encoded by the coding sequence ATGACCGAAAAACTGCCGCCATCCATCGAGCGCTATTTCTCCGGAAAGAACACCGGGGACTTTGCCGCCGCCGCGTCGGCCTTTTCTGAATCGGCATCCGTGAAGGATGAAGGCCAGAGCCATGAAGGACGGGCCGCCATCCGCGCCTGGATGGAAGAGACGAGCCGGAAGTACAGGGATACGGCGGAGATCCAGGACGTCGCCATGGATGGTGCCGCCGTGCAGGTCACGGCGCTCGTCTCGGGCACGTTTCCCGGCAGCCCGGTCCCGCTTCGCTTCAAGTTCACGCTCGACGGATCTCGCATCGGCCGCCTGGAGATCGCGTCATGA
- a CDS encoding winged helix-turn-helix transcriptional regulator, producing the protein MTRTDEKVRPLLESKDLYPTPGTAATAVEKILRMLEGRWKLVILFRLFGGKILRFSELEREIPGISQKMLIQQLRQLEKDGIVRRVVYPQVPPKVEYRLTEWGQSLCPVLDALLKWEVNRPNPSESVDLE; encoded by the coding sequence GTGACAAGAACCGACGAAAAAGTAAGGCCCTTACTGGAAAGTAAGGACCTCTATCCCACGCCCGGCACCGCCGCGACCGCGGTGGAGAAGATCCTGCGCATGCTCGAAGGCCGCTGGAAATTGGTGATCCTGTTCCGCCTGTTCGGAGGGAAGATCCTCCGCTTCTCGGAACTGGAGCGGGAGATTCCGGGGATCTCCCAGAAGATGCTGATCCAGCAGCTGCGCCAGCTGGAGAAGGACGGGATCGTGCGCCGGGTCGTCTACCCTCAGGTGCCACCGAAGGTGGAATACAGGCTTACCGAGTGGGGGCAGTCGCTTTGTCCGGTCTTGGATGCTCTGTTGAAGTGGGAAGTGAATCGCCCCAATCCATCGGAGAGCGTGGATTTGGAGTAA